In Gracilimonas sp., a single window of DNA contains:
- a CDS encoding NADH-quinone oxidoreductase subunit M: MELQILGIGILTWLVFLPIAGMIVVLLLPDKNRNAIRWTAAIATGTQVMIAGIIFALFDRTKVGINEADSFQFVEQFSWITVDAVPWVGRIEISYFMGIDGLSILMVILTALIGFIGVISSWNIDKMVKGYFALYLLLVTGMMGVFVSLDFFLFFIFWEAMLLPMYFLIGLWGGPRREYAAIKFFLYTFVGGILMLLTMLALYFSVAYTDPATGQSVHTFNILHMMNPDNFVDGGLLSGVDTTWRYVAWMALFINFAIKIPLFPFHTWLPDAHVEAPTPISVILAGVLLKLGTYGILRINFPIFPDATIYFVYFMAALGMVSIIYGALCAMAQDDFKKLIAYSSISHMGIVVLGIAALNTQGMVGGVLQMFNHGIITAVLFLAVGVLYDRTHTRGLYDFGGIANQMPKYTGIAMIGMFAALGLPGLNGFVSELFSFLGAFEAYKWIAMISVTGIIITAGYILWTIQRVFLGKTPEKLKDLKDLTAREILMFVPLIILIIMLGIYPSPVIELMNISLSHLVEFVTVGGN, translated from the coding sequence ATGGAACTTCAAATATTAGGCATTGGCATTTTAACCTGGCTCGTTTTTCTTCCGATAGCAGGAATGATTGTAGTTTTACTGCTTCCTGATAAAAACCGTAACGCCATACGTTGGACTGCAGCTATTGCTACCGGTACCCAGGTGATGATCGCCGGAATTATTTTCGCTTTATTTGACCGAACTAAAGTCGGTATTAACGAAGCAGACAGTTTCCAGTTTGTTGAGCAATTCAGCTGGATTACAGTCGATGCTGTTCCATGGGTAGGACGCATTGAGATCTCGTACTTCATGGGAATTGACGGCCTCAGTATCCTGATGGTGATCTTAACGGCTCTTATTGGATTCATCGGGGTGATATCATCCTGGAATATTGATAAAATGGTGAAAGGTTATTTTGCCCTGTACCTGCTGCTGGTAACCGGTATGATGGGGGTATTTGTTTCCCTCGACTTCTTTCTCTTTTTCATTTTCTGGGAAGCTATGTTACTCCCAATGTACTTTTTGATAGGTCTATGGGGTGGGCCTCGACGGGAATATGCAGCCATCAAATTCTTCCTGTACACATTTGTAGGGGGTATTTTGATGTTGCTAACCATGCTGGCCCTTTACTTTAGTGTGGCTTATACCGATCCTGCTACCGGACAGTCCGTGCATACTTTCAATATTTTGCACATGATGAACCCGGATAATTTTGTGGATGGAGGGCTGCTTTCCGGCGTTGATACCACATGGCGTTATGTAGCGTGGATGGCATTATTCATCAACTTTGCCATCAAAATTCCGCTTTTCCCGTTCCACACTTGGCTTCCCGATGCTCACGTTGAGGCTCCAACACCGATTAGCGTAATTTTAGCCGGTGTATTGCTGAAACTCGGCACCTATGGAATCCTCCGCATCAACTTCCCAATTTTTCCTGACGCAACCATCTATTTTGTGTACTTCATGGCTGCACTGGGTATGGTCAGTATTATTTATGGAGCCCTTTGCGCCATGGCCCAGGATGATTTCAAAAAGCTGATCGCCTATTCATCTATCAGTCATATGGGAATTGTAGTGCTTGGAATTGCAGCACTTAATACGCAGGGTATGGTTGGGGGTGTCCTTCAAATGTTTAACCACGGTATTATCACCGCCGTGCTTTTCCTTGCGGTTGGAGTGCTCTACGACCGGACACACACACGCGGGTTGTATGATTTTGGTGGAATAGCCAATCAAATGCCAAAATATACCGGTATAGCCATGATAGGTATGTTTGCGGCTCTTGGTTTACCGGGTTTAAATGGATTTGTAAGTGAACTGTTCTCCTTCTTGGGGGCATTCGAAGCTTACAAGTGGATCGCCATGATATCTGTAACGGGTATAATTATAACTGCCGGCTACATATTGTGGACTATTCAGCGAGTATTCCTGGGTAAAACTCCTGAAAAGCTTAAAGACCTGAAAGACCTCACAGCCAGAGAGATCCTGATGTTTGTACCACTAATCATACTCATCATTATGCTTGGGATATATCCATCGCCGGTAATAGAGTTGATGAATATATCATTGAGCCATTTAGTTGAATTTGTAACAGTGGGAGGGAACTAA
- a CDS encoding NADH-quinone oxidoreductase subunit B: MGILDKKYHDSNIIIVNLESALNWARKNSLWYEQFGLACCAIEMMATAASRYDFDRFGIIPRSSPRQADVMIVAGTVTMKMASRIERLYEQMSEPRYVISMGSCSNCGGPYWEHGYHVLKGVDKVIPVDIYVPGCPPRPEALLEGFIKLQEKITGETIIEKDEDSETEPEIETVEAPKIKTA; this comes from the coding sequence ATGGGAATACTCGACAAAAAATATCATGACAGTAACATCATTATTGTGAATCTTGAAAGTGCACTGAATTGGGCTCGTAAAAACTCTCTTTGGTACGAGCAGTTTGGTCTTGCCTGCTGTGCCATTGAGATGATGGCTACGGCAGCTTCGCGTTATGACTTTGATCGCTTTGGGATAATTCCCAGATCTTCACCACGGCAGGCAGATGTTATGATTGTGGCAGGCACGGTTACAATGAAAATGGCTTCCCGGATAGAGCGATTATATGAACAAATGTCAGAACCACGATATGTAATTAGCATGGGTTCCTGCTCCAATTGCGGTGGCCCATATTGGGAACATGGCTATCATGTATTAAAAGGAGTGGATAAAGTAATACCGGTTGATATATACGTACCCGGTTGTCCTCCTCGCCCTGAGGCATTATTGGAAGGGTTTATCAAACTACAGGAAAAAATTACAGGGGAGACCATCATTGAAAAAGATGAAGATTCAGAAACCGAACCTGAAATTGAAACGGTAGAAGCTCCTAAAATTAAAACAGCGTAA
- a CDS encoding NADH-quinone oxidoreductase subunit A, which yields MITDFGYVLLFIVTGSLFVGVALFVAKLIRPHRPNEAKLMTYECGEIPFGDARIQFNNRFYIIGLMFLIFEVEILLLFPWAVVFKEIGWFAFLVMFVFVSLIFVGFIYELGKGQLKWDVPVPRVPRYVEGVGVVEFEDEKEKETPVKTAI from the coding sequence ATGATTACTGATTTTGGTTATGTACTTCTCTTTATAGTTACAGGATCCCTTTTTGTGGGAGTGGCTCTTTTTGTGGCAAAATTGATTCGTCCGCATCGCCCCAATGAGGCTAAGCTCATGACATATGAATGTGGGGAAATACCTTTCGGTGATGCACGAATTCAGTTTAATAATCGGTTTTATATCATAGGCCTGATGTTCCTGATCTTTGAAGTTGAAATTCTTTTGCTCTTTCCCTGGGCGGTCGTCTTTAAAGAAATTGGTTGGTTCGCATTTCTGGTAATGTTTGTATTCGTATCCCTCATTTTTGTTGGATTCATTTATGAGCTTGGCAAAGGTCAACTGAAGTGGGATGTTCCAGTTCCTCGTGTCCCAAGGTATGTGGAAGGAGTAGGAGTGGTTGAGTTTGAAGATGAAAAAGAAAAAGAGACCCCGGTTAAAACGGCTATTTAA
- a CDS encoding NADH-quinone oxidoreductase subunit C codes for MKQPEEIFEYLKQNFGESLFEYKAADVGQPWIEIDVSSVKEIMKFLRDDNELLFDVLMCLSGVHYPDKEAVGVTYHINSTTFNHSLALKAIVPLVDPVVPSVESIWKTANWHEREAWDMVGIRFKDHPNHKRILCADDWEGHPLRKDYVQQEFYQGMPTGE; via the coding sequence ATGAAACAGCCTGAAGAAATATTTGAATACCTGAAGCAAAATTTTGGCGAGTCCCTTTTTGAATATAAAGCCGCAGATGTTGGCCAGCCCTGGATTGAAATTGATGTTTCATCCGTCAAAGAAATCATGAAATTTCTCAGAGATGATAACGAGCTATTATTTGATGTATTAATGTGCTTAAGCGGCGTCCATTATCCTGATAAAGAAGCTGTTGGGGTTACCTACCACATCAATTCAACCACCTTCAATCATTCTCTGGCATTAAAAGCCATAGTTCCTTTAGTTGACCCGGTTGTTCCATCGGTTGAATCCATTTGGAAAACAGCTAATTGGCACGAAAGGGAAGCCTGGGATATGGTGGGTATTCGGTTCAAAGACCATCCAAATCATAAAAGAATATTATGTGCGGATGATTGGGAAGGCCATCCGCTTCGAAAGGATTATGTTCAACAGGAATTTTACCAAGGTATGCCAACCGGTGAATAA
- a CDS encoding NADH-quinone oxidoreductase subunit N: MIEHTLYSLSQFYPEIILVLTLCVIIVADLLIKKESNTTGYIFLGGLVLTGIFVLMQLGRSEAVFYDMVVVDPFAVFFKVLLVLTGIFIVFFSLQSKELEEYKSRIGEYYMLLSGMMLGMLLMVGSTNLLFMYLAFELTSISSYVLVGFTKKRHKSAESSLKYIIYGAVSSGVMLYGISLLIGITGATDMYGMNEALVAGSSQSLLLNLSILLIIVGLGFKIAVVPFHFWAPDVYEGAPISIAAILAVASKIAAFGLLVRFFTLTFIDSEGVMATGVWQVIEGIHWNILLGGMAALAMIVGNLTALRQDNIKRMLAYSSIAHAGYLLMGLVILAEEGLASIMIYLFIYLFMNLGAFYVAMLFSNKLGTESIEEYKGLGFRAPVESVAMTIFLVSLTGIPPTGGFIAKLYIFGAAVSAGWIWLVAIAGVTTVISLFYYIRVSRNMFFFKPEGDTSLLKFNTGARIVLFLLLIPTVLLGIYFEPVLNFAKNSINMFGM, translated from the coding sequence ATGATTGAACATACCCTATATAGTTTAAGTCAGTTTTACCCGGAGATCATCCTTGTTCTTACACTTTGTGTAATTATAGTGGCAGATCTGTTGATCAAAAAAGAAAGTAATACAACCGGATATATATTTCTGGGTGGATTAGTGCTTACCGGGATTTTTGTATTGATGCAATTAGGCCGGAGCGAGGCTGTATTTTACGATATGGTTGTTGTTGACCCGTTTGCGGTATTTTTTAAAGTTTTGTTGGTGCTCACCGGCATCTTTATTGTATTCTTTTCGTTGCAAAGCAAGGAGCTTGAGGAATACAAATCCCGCATCGGAGAATATTATATGTTGCTCTCCGGAATGATGCTGGGCATGTTACTTATGGTAGGTTCTACTAATCTCCTGTTTATGTACCTTGCTTTTGAACTGACGAGTATTAGCTCTTATGTACTGGTTGGCTTTACTAAAAAAAGACATAAATCAGCCGAATCTTCCCTGAAGTACATTATCTATGGAGCGGTTTCGTCAGGGGTGATGCTATATGGAATTTCGCTGCTGATTGGTATCACCGGGGCTACTGATATGTATGGAATGAATGAAGCCCTTGTTGCCGGTTCAAGTCAGTCATTACTGCTGAATTTATCCATTCTACTCATTATAGTAGGGCTTGGTTTTAAAATTGCAGTGGTCCCATTCCATTTTTGGGCACCGGATGTTTATGAGGGAGCTCCAATTTCAATAGCTGCGATTCTTGCAGTGGCATCAAAAATAGCTGCTTTCGGTTTATTGGTTCGTTTTTTCACCCTTACATTCATTGACTCAGAAGGAGTAATGGCAACCGGGGTTTGGCAGGTTATTGAAGGTATTCACTGGAATATACTTTTGGGAGGAATGGCTGCTTTAGCTATGATTGTAGGTAATCTGACTGCATTGCGACAAGATAACATTAAGCGAATGCTTGCTTACTCAAGCATTGCTCATGCCGGGTATCTATTGATGGGATTGGTGATTTTAGCTGAAGAAGGTCTCGCTTCTATCATGATCTATCTGTTCATCTATCTGTTTATGAATCTTGGAGCTTTTTATGTAGCCATGCTCTTTTCCAATAAACTGGGAACAGAATCAATTGAAGAATACAAGGGGCTCGGCTTCCGGGCACCAGTGGAAAGTGTAGCCATGACCATATTCCTGGTATCTCTAACGGGCATTCCTCCCACCGGAGGGTTCATCGCTAAGCTTTACATATTTGGAGCCGCAGTTAGTGCCGGGTGGATATGGCTTGTAGCAATAGCAGGTGTCACTACGGTGATATCGCTTTTCTACTATATACGGGTATCACGAAATATGTTTTTCTTTAAGCCGGAAGGTGATACAAGTCTGCTGAAATTTAATACAGGAGCTCGAATAGTTCTCTTTTTGTTGTTAATACCAACAGTTTTGTTAGGCATTTACTTTGAACCGGTTCTAAACTTTGCAAAAAATTCAATCAACATGTTCGGTATGTAG
- the nuoL gene encoding NADH-quinone oxidoreductase subunit L, protein MFTQLSITILLLPLLGFLLMIFFGKKLPRQGDWLASGFISIAFLLSLYLLITKVTSHSAEVFTMTFSWAVVGSMNVEFGFLIDNLAAVMLVVVTLVSTLVHFFSMGYMKDDVRYSRYFAYLGFFSFSMLGIVITDNLLLMYVFWELVGLSSYLLIGHWYEKKSASNAANKAFIVNRVGDFGMFLGIMILFATFSTFTFETIFTSIDAGQLPFASNGWLTAAGILIFCGAVGKSAQFPLHVWLPDAMEGPTPVSALIHAATMVAAGVYMVARVFPMLTAEALLVIAYIGAITALIAATIAITQYDIKKVLAYSTISQLGYMIMALGVGAYTAGFMHLVTHAAFKAGLFLGSGSVIYAMHKVLHAQDDHHTDAQDIRNMGGLKSKMPFTYWTFLIFTLAISGIPLTSGFLSKDEILAGSLAFSSITGHWLLPVIGFAVAGLTAFYMFRLLILTFHGKPSSELRISGITESPKVMTIPLMVLASLSLFFFYSFNPFGAADGWFFGAITRPMSMVPEILQPATYAVFSETVHHVHTTAMILSILIAAGGILLAFSVYQWKKISADEMAKKAGFLYKGALNKWYFDEMYDKVFVGGILLLTRILRWFDENIIDGIVNGSAVIMEKLSRISGWFDNNVVDGLVNATATSADRAGSLLSKIQTGKVQTYLIYVVFSFLVLFVLFI, encoded by the coding sequence ATGTTTACACAACTATCTATAACTATCCTTCTTTTACCCTTATTAGGATTTCTTCTAATGATCTTTTTTGGGAAAAAGCTGCCCCGGCAAGGCGACTGGCTGGCCTCGGGTTTTATTTCAATTGCGTTCCTGTTGTCACTGTATTTATTGATCACCAAAGTTACTTCCCATTCTGCAGAAGTGTTTACTATGACATTTTCCTGGGCTGTTGTGGGCTCCATGAATGTTGAGTTCGGGTTTTTGATTGACAACCTGGCGGCCGTGATGTTGGTAGTTGTTACCCTGGTGAGCACTTTGGTGCATTTTTTCTCTATGGGGTATATGAAGGATGATGTCCGTTACTCCAGATATTTTGCCTACCTGGGTTTCTTCTCATTCTCTATGCTTGGTATTGTAATTACGGATAATCTTTTGCTGATGTATGTTTTTTGGGAATTAGTAGGACTGAGCTCCTATTTATTGATCGGTCATTGGTATGAGAAGAAATCAGCTTCAAATGCAGCCAATAAAGCTTTTATTGTAAACAGGGTCGGTGACTTCGGGATGTTTCTGGGAATTATGATCCTGTTTGCCACATTCTCAACCTTCACTTTTGAAACCATTTTTACTTCGATCGATGCCGGTCAGCTTCCCTTTGCAAGCAATGGCTGGCTGACAGCAGCCGGAATACTAATTTTCTGTGGAGCCGTTGGTAAATCGGCACAATTCCCCCTGCACGTTTGGCTTCCCGATGCCATGGAAGGCCCCACGCCAGTCAGCGCGCTTATTCACGCCGCAACGATGGTAGCTGCGGGTGTTTACATGGTAGCTCGGGTTTTTCCCATGCTAACGGCAGAAGCCTTGCTTGTAATTGCGTACATCGGAGCTATTACTGCCTTAATTGCTGCAACCATAGCTATCACCCAATACGATATTAAAAAAGTGCTGGCGTATTCCACTATAAGTCAGCTTGGATATATGATAATGGCGCTTGGGGTAGGAGCGTACACTGCTGGATTTATGCATTTGGTAACTCATGCTGCTTTTAAAGCCGGACTATTCCTCGGTTCAGGCAGTGTAATCTATGCGATGCACAAGGTTCTTCATGCCCAGGACGATCATCATACAGATGCCCAGGATATCAGGAATATGGGTGGGCTGAAATCAAAGATGCCGTTTACATACTGGACATTTCTAATATTCACCCTGGCGATTTCAGGCATACCGTTGACTTCCGGATTCCTAAGCAAGGATGAAATTCTTGCCGGAAGCTTGGCATTCAGCTCTATTACCGGTCATTGGCTGTTACCGGTCATTGGATTTGCAGTGGCAGGACTTACCGCCTTCTATATGTTCCGCCTGCTTATTCTCACATTTCATGGAAAGCCATCCAGTGAGCTCAGGATCTCGGGTATTACAGAGTCTCCAAAAGTGATGACTATACCTTTGATGGTACTTGCTTCCTTATCCCTCTTTTTCTTCTACAGTTTTAATCCATTTGGAGCTGCAGACGGGTGGTTTTTTGGAGCCATCACGCGACCAATGAGTATGGTTCCGGAAATCCTTCAGCCTGCTACATATGCAGTTTTCAGTGAGACAGTACACCACGTACATACCACGGCCATGATACTCTCTATCCTGATTGCAGCGGGAGGGATTTTACTGGCTTTTTCAGTGTATCAGTGGAAGAAAATCAGTGCCGATGAAATGGCTAAGAAGGCAGGATTTTTATACAAAGGTGCACTTAATAAATGGTATTTCGATGAGATGTACGACAAAGTATTTGTGGGGGGCATCCTGTTGTTGACGAGAATATTGAGATGGTTTGATGAAAATATCATCGATGGAATTGTAAATGGGTCGGCCGTGATAATGGAAAAACTTTCAAGAATCAGCGGCTGGTTCGATAACAATGTTGTGGACGGGCTGGTAAATGCCACTGCAACCTCTGCCGACAGAGCCGGCAGTTTGCTAAGTAAAATTCAAACGGGAAAAGTACAGACCTACCTGATATACGTAGTATTCAGTTTCCTGGTGCTATTTGTCCTGTTTATATAA
- the nuoK gene encoding NADH-quinone oxidoreductase subunit NuoK codes for MEFYMIEWLAEPGLTHFLIVGAILFALGLMAVLSKRNIIMVLMGVELILNSANINFIAFSRFTELSLDGQMIGLFVIIIAAAEAAVALAIVLNIYNRFKSINIDDISLMKG; via the coding sequence ATGGAATTTTATATGATAGAATGGCTTGCAGAACCCGGTTTAACTCACTTTTTGATTGTAGGTGCAATCCTTTTCGCGTTGGGATTGATGGCGGTTCTGTCGAAGCGAAATATAATCATGGTACTTATGGGCGTGGAGCTGATATTGAATTCAGCGAATATCAATTTTATAGCATTCAGCCGGTTCACGGAACTTTCCCTGGATGGACAGATGATAGGTTTGTTTGTCATCATAATAGCAGCTGCAGAAGCGGCAGTTGCCTTGGCCATTGTGCTAAATATTTATAACCGCTTCAAGTCTATAAATATCGATGATATTAGCCTGATGAAAGGGTAA
- the nuoH gene encoding NADH-quinone oxidoreductase subunit NuoH → MELFGNIEPALTLLVHAFIPLTIILVYALAAIWGERKIAGFIQDRLGPHRVGGWHGWAQSIADLLKLLQKEDIIPADASRFLFKFAPFMMFAASYAAFAVIPFSSAYIGSMVNIGVFYLLAVTSVLTLSVIMGAWASNNKWSLLGGMRSAAQMVSYEVPTIATVLTVIVVTGSLNLMTVTEMQSGNDILGFLPNWFIFQNPFLIVAFIIFFISILAEAHRVPFDLPESESELVAGYQTEYSGMRWAMFMLAEYADMLLLSLLGATLFFGGWNSPFGEFMAGPVWGFFWFMAKGLFLVLIMMWIRWTLPRYRVDQLMHICWSILIPASFINLILVALWEVIF, encoded by the coding sequence ATGGAACTCTTCGGAAATATCGAGCCTGCCTTAACCCTACTGGTTCATGCATTCATACCGCTGACGATCATCCTTGTTTATGCACTTGCTGCAATTTGGGGAGAACGAAAGATTGCGGGGTTCATTCAAGACCGGCTTGGCCCTCATCGCGTTGGGGGGTGGCATGGATGGGCACAATCTATTGCTGACTTATTGAAACTACTTCAGAAGGAGGATATCATTCCTGCTGATGCCAGTCGGTTTCTGTTTAAATTTGCGCCATTTATGATGTTTGCAGCTTCTTACGCTGCTTTTGCTGTGATTCCATTCAGCAGCGCCTATATAGGAAGCATGGTCAACATCGGTGTTTTTTATCTGCTGGCTGTTACCTCCGTTCTTACTCTGAGTGTGATTATGGGGGCATGGGCTTCCAATAACAAGTGGTCACTTCTTGGCGGAATGCGAAGCGCAGCTCAAATGGTAAGCTATGAAGTGCCTACTATTGCAACAGTGTTAACAGTGATCGTGGTTACCGGTTCATTGAATTTAATGACGGTTACTGAAATGCAATCCGGAAACGATATTCTTGGGTTCCTTCCAAATTGGTTCATATTTCAGAATCCATTTCTGATCGTCGCTTTTATCATTTTCTTCATTTCCATTCTAGCCGAAGCTCACCGGGTACCCTTTGATCTTCCCGAATCTGAATCAGAACTGGTAGCCGGCTATCAAACCGAATATTCCGGAATGAGATGGGCGATGTTCATGCTCGCCGAGTATGCCGATATGCTGTTGCTCTCACTTTTAGGAGCAACATTATTTTTTGGCGGATGGAACAGTCCGTTTGGAGAATTTATGGCGGGTCCGGTTTGGGGTTTTTTCTGGTTCATGGCAAAAGGTTTGTTCCTGGTATTAATCATGATGTGGATTCGCTGGACTTTGCCTCGATACCGGGTAGATCAATTGATGCATATATGCTGGAGTATTTTAATTCCGGCCTCATTTATAAACCTCATTTTGGTAGCACTATGGGAAGTAATTTTTTAA
- a CDS encoding NADH-quinone oxidoreductase subunit D, producing MMNLITNDAGTREMTINMGPQHPSTHGVLRLELVLDGELINEVRPNIGYLHRCFEKYAEKVGEYSKVIPYTDRMDYVSAMNQEHGYVTAMERMLEIEVPERVEYIRIILAELQRIASHLLGIGAFGLDLGAFTPFLYLFTEREKVLDIFEKTSGARLLYNYMTVGGLIKDVHKDFKADTAEFVKSFRPKIKELNDLLSYNRIFIKRTANIGVIPDRVALNYAASGPVLRGSGVKWDLRKNDPYSIYDRFEFDIPTGTGEMGTLGDCWDRYMVRVLEMEQSLRIIEQALDGMPDEGDVTEATPRRIRPKEGELYVRTESPRGELGYYIISDNQGGPYRVKARAPSFVHLSMLPAISKGSLIADMVAIVGSIDIVLGEVDR from the coding sequence ATGATGAATCTAATTACAAATGATGCCGGTACCCGGGAAATGACCATTAATATGGGTCCCCAACACCCCTCAACCCACGGGGTACTGCGACTGGAGCTTGTTTTGGATGGAGAGTTAATCAACGAAGTCCGGCCAAATATCGGTTATTTGCACCGATGTTTCGAAAAATATGCTGAAAAAGTCGGTGAATACTCAAAAGTGATTCCTTATACCGACCGCATGGATTATGTGTCCGCAATGAATCAAGAACATGGGTATGTAACTGCCATGGAGCGAATGCTTGAAATTGAAGTTCCTGAGCGCGTAGAATATATCCGGATAATATTGGCAGAGTTACAGCGAATAGCGAGTCATCTCTTGGGAATTGGAGCTTTTGGCCTTGATTTGGGCGCATTCACCCCATTTCTTTACCTCTTCACAGAGCGTGAAAAAGTGCTGGATATCTTTGAAAAAACAAGTGGTGCACGTCTGCTCTACAATTACATGACAGTGGGTGGATTAATCAAAGATGTTCACAAAGACTTCAAAGCCGATACCGCAGAATTTGTTAAAAGTTTTCGTCCAAAAATAAAAGAGCTGAATGACCTGCTTTCCTACAATAGAATTTTTATTAAAAGAACAGCAAATATTGGAGTTATTCCCGACCGGGTTGCCCTGAATTATGCAGCATCGGGACCGGTGTTGAGAGGCTCCGGCGTGAAGTGGGATTTGCGAAAGAATGATCCATATTCCATTTATGATCGCTTTGAGTTTGATATCCCGACAGGAACCGGAGAAATGGGAACCCTGGGTGATTGCTGGGACCGGTATATGGTTAGGGTTCTTGAGATGGAGCAAAGCCTCAGAATAATAGAACAAGCACTGGACGGAATGCCTGATGAAGGCGACGTAACAGAAGCTACTCCAAGACGAATCAGACCGAAGGAAGGGGAGTTGTATGTTCGGACTGAATCTCCCCGGGGGGAACTAGGCTATTATATCATTAGTGATAATCAAGGTGGGCCGTACCGGGTAAAAGCCCGGGCTCCAAGTTTTGTACACCTGAGCATGCTGCCGGCTATTTCTAAGGGATCACTAATTGCAGATATGGTAGCAATTGTGGGAAGCATAGATATTGTATTAGGAGAAGTTGATAGGTGA
- a CDS encoding NADH-quinone oxidoreductase subunit I translates to MVNDFKDGWLTFKSIFAGMGITLRHLFQPTVTELYPEEKVELPQGARARLFVNIDDCIGCNLCARACPVNCIDIETVPATSDTDLGKTSTGNPKRFWLTKFNIDMAKCMYCDLCVYPCPTDCIYMVPEYEYSEFDRTNLVYHFSNLTPDLVADVKNKAEKEAEEKQKQKEEMMKKKEEAKREKEQEEQKAASVETSEDEIPENGSPDTKEGDK, encoded by the coding sequence ATGGTAAATGATTTTAAAGACGGCTGGTTGACGTTTAAATCTATTTTTGCGGGAATGGGAATCACTCTCAGGCACCTCTTTCAACCTACAGTTACGGAGCTGTATCCGGAAGAAAAAGTAGAACTTCCGCAGGGAGCACGGGCACGATTGTTTGTGAATATAGATGACTGTATCGGTTGTAATCTCTGTGCACGGGCCTGCCCGGTTAACTGTATTGATATAGAAACAGTCCCGGCCACTTCCGACACGGATTTGGGGAAAACTTCCACCGGTAACCCAAAACGTTTTTGGCTGACTAAGTTTAATATCGATATGGCAAAGTGTATGTACTGTGACTTATGCGTGTACCCTTGCCCAACCGATTGTATTTACATGGTTCCGGAATATGAGTATTCGGAATTTGACCGCACTAACCTGGTATATCATTTCAGCAACTTAACACCCGATCTGGTGGCAGATGTCAAAAATAAAGCTGAAAAAGAAGCCGAGGAAAAACAGAAGCAGAAAGAAGAAATGATGAAGAAAAAAGAAGAGGCTAAGCGGGAAAAAGAGCAGGAAGAACAGAAAGCGGCATCTGTAGAGACAAGCGAAGATGAAATTCCTGAAAATGGATCACCTGATACTAAAGAAGGGGATAAATAA
- a CDS encoding NADH-quinone oxidoreductase subunit J has protein sequence MEFTAILFYLFSIITIAAAAIMVFSKNIVHSAFALMFTLMGVAALYVLLYADFLAATQLLVYVGGILILILFGVMLTTQGHTFSFKTVTVNLIPASLLSVAAVGFLIFAFTATEWGISEPIEHSETVHSLGMMLMGDYVLPFIMVGVLLLIAIIGAIVMATRLSTKTDNQTN, from the coding sequence ATGGAATTTACAGCCATTCTTTTTTATCTCTTTTCAATAATTACTATCGCTGCAGCTGCAATCATGGTGTTTTCAAAAAACATCGTGCATTCAGCTTTTGCGTTGATGTTTACACTGATGGGAGTAGCAGCCCTTTATGTATTGCTTTATGCCGATTTTCTTGCGGCCACACAACTTTTGGTTTATGTCGGAGGGATCCTAATCCTAATCCTATTTGGCGTAATGTTGACAACCCAAGGTCATACATTCAGTTTCAAAACAGTTACGGTAAACCTTATCCCCGCATCTCTTCTCTCAGTAGCGGCAGTGGGATTCTTGATTTTTGCCTTTACTGCCACTGAATGGGGTATTTCTGAACCTATTGAGCACAGTGAAACTGTACACAGTCTCGGCATGATGCTGATGGGAGATTATGTATTGCCTTTCATTATGGTGGGAGTGTTACTGCTCATTGCCATTATCGGTGCCATAGTAATGGCTACCCGATTGTCCACAAAAACTGATAACCAAACGAATTAA